One Bacteroidota bacterium genomic region harbors:
- a CDS encoding CBS domain-containing protein, producing MKISASIYSSKNGNLQEIINELNSLPIDFIHIDCNDNPKVFEDIVEIRRHTNKPIDLHIISPTPEAYFELIIKHQPEYITFQYEAVQRFIDIPKEILSKKGIAITTETELNVFEEFSASVDFIMFMATTPGYSKGEFRKNNFKRIRTFKKQYPSTNIHVDGGVNGEVSFILRNIGVDAAVSGSFLMRANQKSSALLDLKMNTVQSTYQIKDFMIPAKEIDTISPNRFSFSEILSSIDKNKLGFTVYVNEDKKLQGFIANADVRKGLLKNLSDLNQTTPEEITNFNPATVYDDMTIQELIQYIKTQNFPVNYLPVVNREGVFTGALTFENLIKGE from the coding sequence ATGAAAATTTCTGCTTCCATATATTCAAGTAAAAACGGAAACTTACAAGAAATCATTAATGAATTAAATTCATTACCCATTGATTTTATTCATATTGATTGCAATGATAATCCCAAGGTATTTGAGGATATTGTTGAGATTAGAAGGCATACAAATAAACCAATCGATCTGCATATAATTAGTCCTACTCCTGAGGCTTATTTTGAATTGATCATAAAGCACCAACCTGAGTATATTACATTTCAATACGAAGCAGTTCAGCGTTTTATAGATATTCCAAAAGAGATTTTATCAAAAAAAGGAATAGCAATTACTACAGAAACCGAATTAAACGTTTTTGAAGAATTTTCTGCATCAGTAGATTTTATCATGTTTATGGCCACCACGCCTGGCTATAGTAAAGGTGAGTTTCGGAAGAATAATTTTAAACGAATTCGGACATTTAAAAAGCAATATCCCTCCACCAACATTCATGTTGATGGAGGTGTAAATGGGGAGGTGTCGTTTATACTTCGAAACATTGGAGTTGATGCTGCTGTTTCTGGTTCATTTTTGATGAGAGCCAATCAAAAAAGTTCAGCGCTTCTGGATTTGAAAATGAATACTGTTCAATCTACTTATCAGATTAAAGACTTTATGATTCCTGCGAAGGAAATTGATACAATAAGTCCAAATCGTTTTTCTTTTTCTGAAATTTTATCTTCCATCGATAAAAACAAATTGGGCTTTACCGTTTATGTAAATGAAGATAAAAAACTTCAGGGATTTATAGCAAATGCGGATGTTCGAAAAGGCTTGCTGAAAAATTTAAGCGATTTAAATCAAACGACTCCTGAAGAAATTACAAATTTTAATCCTGCAACAGTTTATGATGACATGACAATACAAGAGCTGATTCAATATATAAAAACACAAAATTTTCCAGTAAACTATCTTCCTGTTGTCAACAGGGAAGGCGTTTTTACAGGAGCACTAACATTCGAAAATTTAATTAAAGGGGAGTAA
- a CDS encoding LysE family transporter produces MFQEVIVEGIILGLTLTIMIGPVFFAHLQTSIYRGFWASSYLLFGIVINDVALIFLSLLGTTQLLENNNNKLIIGIIGGLILIVFGIVSYLKKIRFKDMRPIEESLTTSSAIKYIVKGFLLNIANPFVWIFWIGVVTLVGSNYGNNDNYHLDVVVFFSIVMGIYTILNLIKGALAFRIKRLIKPRSIVIMNKVVGILLVFFGILLILRVLFQQ; encoded by the coding sequence ATGTTTCAGGAAGTAATAGTTGAAGGAATAATATTGGGGCTCACACTCACTATTATGATAGGGCCAGTGTTCTTTGCCCACCTGCAAACCAGTATTTATCGTGGTTTTTGGGCAAGTAGCTATTTGCTTTTTGGCATTGTGATTAATGATGTTGCCTTAATATTTCTTAGCTTGCTTGGCACTACACAATTGCTTGAAAATAATAACAATAAGCTGATCATTGGAATTATTGGAGGGCTAATATTAATTGTCTTCGGCATTGTTTCTTATTTGAAAAAGATCAGGTTTAAAGACATGCGCCCAATCGAAGAAAGCTTAACGACTTCGAGTGCTATTAAATATATTGTCAAAGGTTTTTTGCTGAATATTGCAAATCCTTTTGTCTGGATATTCTGGATTGGTGTGGTCACACTTGTTGGATCAAATTATGGGAATAACGATAATTATCATCTGGATGTTGTTGTGTTTTTCAGTATAGTTATGGGGATTTATACCATTTTGAACCTTATTAAAGGGGCTTTGGCGTTTCGAATTAAGCGATTAATAAAACCTCGCTCCATTGTCATAATGAATAAAGTTGTTGGAATACTTTTAGTATTTTTTGGGATATTGTTGATCTTAAGAGTTCTGTTCCAACAATAA
- a CDS encoding heavy-metal-associated domain-containing protein encodes MKNLSIIITLLVVLIGCQNKSENEQSALDPENKVTVEMFVSGMTCAGCERTIVNTVSELTGTFEAEASNEDGTARVVYDKSKLQVEDITSAISKKGYTVDSFVIKDFIEESE; translated from the coding sequence ATGAAAAATTTATCCATAATAATCACACTTTTAGTTGTTTTGATCGGTTGTCAAAATAAGTCGGAAAATGAGCAAAGTGCCTTAGATCCAGAGAATAAAGTAACTGTTGAAATGTTTGTGAGTGGAATGACCTGCGCAGGTTGTGAACGAACCATTGTAAATACGGTTTCTGAATTAACCGGAACTTTTGAGGCAGAGGCGTCAAACGAAGATGGTACTGCACGAGTTGTTTATGACAAAAGTAAACTGCAAGTAGAGGATATCACTAGTGCTATCAGTAAAAAAGGCTATACGGTAGATAGCTTTGTTATTAAGGATTTTATTGAGGAATCTGAATAA
- a CDS encoding HAD-IIIA family hydrolase gives MNYFKENINYLIEIGKLNENILKQDIGLDLLMSVSKQTKLPYQQLIDVSLRSKKQFQDQKIQMLVLDVDGVLTDGGMFYTESGDEFKKFNAKDGLAIRKLTKSGFPVGIISSGFNKTIIQRRAELLGISHVYLGLEEKLDILKSWCEKLSISLENVAYIGDDLNDEKLIQAVGFSACPADAVNEIKLIADVVLGKKGGKSCVREFIDTFLSS, from the coding sequence ATGAATTATTTCAAAGAAAATATCAATTATCTTATTGAAATTGGGAAACTGAATGAAAACATTCTCAAGCAAGATATAGGTCTTGATTTGTTGATGTCAGTATCAAAACAAACCAAGCTACCCTATCAACAATTAATAGATGTCAGTTTAAGATCTAAAAAACAATTTCAGGATCAGAAAATTCAGATGTTGGTATTAGATGTTGATGGCGTGTTGACTGATGGTGGAATGTTTTATACAGAATCGGGTGATGAGTTCAAGAAATTCAATGCAAAAGATGGTCTGGCTATTCGAAAACTGACAAAGAGTGGCTTTCCTGTAGGAATTATCAGTTCTGGATTTAATAAAACGATCATTCAAAGAAGAGCGGAATTATTAGGAATCAGTCATGTGTATTTAGGATTAGAAGAAAAATTGGATATACTTAAATCCTGGTGCGAAAAGCTGTCTATTTCTCTTGAAAATGTGGCATACATTGGTGATGACCTCAACGATGAAAAACTGATTCAGGCAGTTGGTTTTTCAGCCTGCCCTGCAGATGCTGTTAATGAAATCAAATTGATTGCTGATGTAGTATTAGGTAAAAAAGGTGGCAAATCCTGTGTGCGTGAATTTATTGATACTTTTCTTTCTTCATGA
- a CDS encoding GH3 auxin-responsive promoter, translated as MPILGSIIKAAIELRGKPPKELSPGQGIELQKKVLKKLLRRAQLTSFGEYFNFHEIIKSKDVVKAYKQNVSVYNYNKIFKSWWYRSLSGETYVTWPGKIKYFALSSGTSEASSKHIPVTHEMLKAIKKISARQVFSLAQYDFPKEFYNKGILMLGGSTHLQFNGTYYEGDLSGISASNIPFWFQHFYKPGKRISKEREWSTKLDEIVRKAKDWDMGVICGVPAWLQILLERIIDYYQVDNIHDIWPNLSIYVHGGVSFAPYKKGFEKLLAKPLTYIETYLASEGFIAFQNRPEAEGMQMVLDNGIFYEFVPFNENNFDSEGAIIENPETFTIDEIEEGKEYALLLSSCAGAWRYLIGDTIKFTNKRLAEIVITGRTKHFLNLCGEHMSQENMNMAIKKLEDGLNIDVREFAVAGIKYGSLFAHKWYIGTDDFLDPNVAKEQIDKDIKVLNDDYRVERIAAIKDVIVEVLPSHLFYDWMKEKGKIGGQHKFPRVLKNGQLQEWDKFIEKNKV; from the coding sequence ATGCCTATTTTAGGATCAATTATTAAAGCGGCAATTGAACTTAGAGGGAAGCCACCCAAAGAGTTATCTCCAGGTCAAGGTATTGAGCTTCAAAAGAAAGTTTTAAAGAAACTTCTCAGACGAGCACAGCTTACATCTTTTGGAGAATATTTTAATTTTCATGAAATAATTAAAAGCAAGGACGTTGTAAAAGCCTATAAACAAAATGTATCTGTTTATAACTATAACAAAATTTTTAAAAGCTGGTGGTATCGGTCGTTGAGTGGCGAAACCTACGTAACATGGCCCGGTAAAATCAAATATTTTGCTTTGAGTAGTGGAACCTCAGAAGCATCGAGCAAGCATATTCCGGTTACTCACGAAATGCTAAAGGCAATCAAGAAAATAAGTGCCAGACAAGTGTTTTCTTTGGCGCAATATGATTTCCCTAAAGAATTTTATAACAAAGGAATTTTGATGTTAGGTGGGAGTACCCACCTACAGTTTAATGGCACTTATTATGAAGGCGATCTCAGCGGAATCTCAGCCAGTAATATTCCTTTTTGGTTTCAACATTTTTATAAACCGGGTAAACGAATTTCTAAAGAAAGAGAGTGGAGTACCAAACTTGATGAAATAGTTAGAAAGGCAAAAGATTGGGATATGGGCGTTATCTGCGGTGTTCCAGCCTGGCTTCAAATACTATTGGAACGAATAATTGATTATTATCAGGTTGACAATATTCACGATATTTGGCCTAACCTGAGTATTTATGTTCATGGAGGAGTTTCGTTTGCGCCCTATAAAAAAGGATTTGAAAAACTGCTGGCTAAACCACTAACCTATATTGAAACATATTTGGCTTCTGAAGGTTTTATAGCCTTTCAAAATAGGCCAGAAGCTGAAGGCATGCAGATGGTTTTGGATAATGGTATTTTTTATGAATTTGTTCCTTTCAATGAAAATAATTTTGACTCTGAAGGAGCTATAATTGAAAATCCGGAAACTTTTACCATTGATGAAATTGAAGAGGGGAAAGAATATGCCTTGCTTTTAAGTTCTTGTGCCGGAGCCTGGAGATACCTGATTGGGGATACTATTAAATTTACGAACAAAAGACTGGCAGAAATTGTGATCACAGGCAGAACAAAGCATTTTCTTAATTTATGTGGTGAACATATGTCGCAGGAAAACATGAATATGGCCATTAAGAAATTAGAAGATGGATTGAATATTGATGTAAGGGAATTTGCTGTTGCAGGAATTAAGTATGGCAGTTTGTTCGCGCATAAATGGTATATAGGAACCGATGATTTTCTGGACCCCAATGTAGCAAAAGAACAAATTGACAAAGATATAAAAGTATTAAATGACGATTATAGAGTTGAGCGGATTGCAGCTATAAAAGATGTCATTGTTGAAGTATTGCCCTCTCATCTTTTTTATGATTGGATGAAAGAAAAAGGAAAAATTGGAGGCCAACACAAATTTCCTCGTGTATTGAAAAACGGACAGCTGCAGGAGTGGGATAAATTTATTGAGAAGAATAAAGTATAA
- a CDS encoding bifunctional 3-deoxy-7-phosphoheptulonate synthase/chorismate mutase, with protein sequence MIIHLKQGIQQVAQIAEELQAIVINDQDKTILVNSSSVKELPSKFDDLVDEVFVFSSDIQLADIAYTTGKRSVQIGENQIGGNTGNTLMVAGPCSVESIEQVEQTAELLNELNLSCLRAGSYKPRTSPYSFQGMGEDGLKILRKVCDDNKFSLFSEVRDATHVNEIIEYSDVVQIGAKAMYSQGILRACAKTQKPVLLKRGFGTTIQEFVQAAEFILSGGNMNVILCERGIRTFETKTRFTLDLCGVAHLKEYTNLPIILDPSHAIGYAYGVPDLARACFAMGIDGLLIEVHPNPKVAKSDASQQLNHNEFKDLYNSLKPLASALNRKLI encoded by the coding sequence ATGATAATACATCTGAAACAAGGTATCCAACAAGTAGCGCAAATTGCCGAAGAGCTACAGGCAATAGTAATTAATGATCAGGACAAAACCATTCTGGTGAATAGTAGTTCGGTGAAGGAACTCCCATCCAAGTTTGACGACCTTGTTGATGAGGTTTTTGTTTTTAGCTCAGACATTCAACTTGCGGATATTGCCTATACAACAGGAAAAAGAAGCGTCCAAATTGGAGAAAACCAAATTGGAGGGAATACAGGAAATACATTAATGGTTGCAGGGCCTTGTTCGGTAGAGTCCATAGAGCAAGTAGAGCAAACTGCAGAGCTTTTAAACGAGCTAAACCTAAGTTGTCTTAGGGCTGGGAGCTATAAGCCCAGAACCTCTCCTTATTCATTTCAGGGGATGGGTGAAGATGGATTAAAGATTTTACGCAAAGTTTGTGATGATAATAAATTCAGTCTATTCAGTGAGGTTAGAGATGCCACACATGTCAACGAGATTATTGAATATTCGGATGTCGTGCAGATAGGAGCAAAGGCTATGTATAGTCAGGGAATTTTACGCGCTTGTGCAAAAACACAAAAACCGGTTTTATTAAAGCGTGGTTTTGGAACAACAATTCAGGAGTTTGTGCAAGCTGCTGAATTTATTCTTTCAGGAGGAAACATGAATGTTATTTTGTGTGAGCGTGGAATCAGAACATTCGAAACAAAAACAAGATTTACACTCGATTTGTGTGGTGTTGCCCATTTAAAAGAATACACAAACCTGCCTATTATTCTTGATCCAAGTCATGCCATTGGATATGCATATGGGGTTCCTGATTTAGCCAGAGCCTGTTTTGCCATGGGAATAGATGGTTTATTAATTGAGGTTCATCCAAATCCTAAAGTGGCGAAATCAGATGCTTCACAGCAATTGAATCATAATGAATTCAAGGATTTGTATAACAGCCTCAAACCACTTGCCTCTGCCTTAAACAGAAAGCTTATCTAG
- a CDS encoding peptide MFS transporter, whose amino-acid sequence MFKGHPKGLYVAFFANMGERFGFYTMMGILVFYLTSKFGLTESNAGIIYSVFYGLIYGLALVGGLIADRTKNYKGTIYIGLVTMLAGYVLMTVPGFGLIFTLVALFVIAFGNGLFKGNLQAVVGQLYDEPKYSHLRDSAFSVFYMGINIGALFAPSAAAGIINWFIKSKGFLRNNDLPALIEKMKGADGAYDVALLNSADLSTVQGLADQVSLNGQHVTDLSAFAQTYIDAYGAGFNMAFGVAACTMVISFLVYTFFKKMLPDVKKQAAEKGEVVEMSKAETKQRMTALFLVFGVVIFFWMAFHQNGLTMSFFARDYTVTSVGPGTYLVFNIWSLLSIVVGLLSLGTLVQKKAALKTRIISGVLLGASIIATYYFYTHNAESNPFSPELFQHFNPTMIVLLTPVVVGIFAYLNRRGKEPSAPRKIGVGMILAAVGFVVLLIGSLGLDPFDIMQGDPGHARVGTGWLISTYFTLTVAELFLSPMGISFVSKVSPPKYQGLMQGGWLGATALGNQMLWIGSFMYERIAIWQVWGLFIALSLIAAAFIFSIMKKLEKVS is encoded by the coding sequence ATGTTTAAAGGTCATCCTAAGGGACTTTATGTAGCGTTCTTTGCTAATATGGGAGAGCGTTTTGGATTCTACACCATGATGGGAATTTTGGTATTTTATCTCACTTCAAAGTTTGGATTAACTGAATCAAATGCAGGTATTATTTACAGTGTATTCTATGGTTTAATTTATGGACTTGCTTTAGTCGGAGGTTTAATTGCCGATAGAACAAAGAACTATAAAGGGACTATTTACATTGGTCTGGTTACTATGTTAGCAGGCTATGTTCTGATGACAGTCCCTGGATTTGGTCTCATTTTCACACTTGTTGCTCTTTTTGTAATTGCCTTCGGTAATGGATTATTCAAAGGAAACTTACAAGCTGTTGTTGGACAACTTTATGACGAACCTAAATATTCTCATCTAAGAGATTCTGCCTTTAGTGTATTTTATATGGGTATCAATATTGGTGCTTTATTCGCACCAAGTGCAGCTGCTGGTATTATTAATTGGTTTATCAAATCCAAAGGATTTTTACGGAACAATGACCTTCCTGCATTAATAGAGAAAATGAAAGGAGCTGATGGGGCATATGATGTAGCCTTATTAAATTCAGCTGATTTATCTACAGTACAAGGCTTAGCTGATCAGGTATCTTTAAATGGACAGCATGTTACTGATCTTTCTGCATTCGCTCAAACATATATTGATGCTTATGGAGCAGGTTTTAATATGGCATTTGGGGTTGCTGCTTGTACTATGGTTATTTCATTCCTGGTATATACATTCTTTAAGAAAATGTTGCCGGACGTTAAAAAACAAGCTGCTGAAAAAGGTGAAGTTGTTGAAATGTCAAAAGCAGAAACAAAGCAACGTATGACCGCATTATTCCTTGTTTTTGGTGTTGTTATTTTCTTCTGGATGGCTTTCCATCAAAACGGATTAACCATGAGTTTCTTTGCCCGGGATTATACGGTTACATCGGTAGGACCTGGAACTTATCTTGTGTTTAATATTTGGTCTTTGCTTTCAATAGTAGTTGGGTTGCTATCGCTTGGGACATTAGTTCAGAAAAAAGCAGCATTAAAGACTCGAATTATAAGTGGTGTATTATTAGGCGCTTCAATTATTGCTACCTATTATTTTTACACTCACAATGCTGAATCAAATCCATTTTCACCTGAACTATTCCAGCATTTTAATCCAACAATGATTGTATTATTAACACCGGTTGTTGTAGGAATATTTGCCTATTTGAATAGAAGAGGAAAAGAACCATCTGCCCCACGAAAAATTGGTGTCGGTATGATACTCGCAGCTGTTGGTTTTGTTGTGCTTTTAATTGGTTCACTTGGGCTTGATCCATTTGATATCATGCAAGGTGATCCTGGTCATGCTAGAGTTGGTACAGGTTGGCTAATTAGCACCTACTTTACATTAACTGTTGCTGAACTTTTCTTGAGCCCAATGGGTATATCATTTGTTTCAAAAGTTTCTCCACCAAAATATCAAGGCTTAATGCAAGGTGGTTGGTTAGGAGCCACAGCTTTAGGTAACCAAATGTTATGGATAGGAAGTTTCATGTACGAAAGAATTGCTATCTGGCAAGTTTGGGGATTATTTATTGCATTGTCCTTAATTGCTGCTGCATTTATTTTCTCAATTATGAAAAAACTCGAAAAAGTTTCATAA